A region from the Nostoc sp. HK-01 genome encodes:
- a CDS encoding transposase, translated as MNPIELEWQHLKQDELASQSFEDELDLAYAVIDGVQSRAEKGNSSTQRVKFNSNYSA; from the coding sequence ATGAACCCGATTGAACTGGAGTGGCAACACCTCAAACAAGATGAACTAGCTTCTCAAAGTTTTGAGGACGAGTTAGACCTTGCGTATGCTGTGATTGATGGAGTTCAATCTAGAGCAGAGAAAGGAAACTCCAGTACCCAACGTGTAAAATTTAACTCTAATTATTCTGCTTAA
- a CDS encoding LuxR family two component transcriptional regulator gives MSTQLLLVDDEPGLREAVKDYLQESGFSVQVASNARDGWELMEQNTPDLVISDIMMPQVDGYQFLKQLREDPRFQALPVVFLTAKGMTGDRIQGYQAGVDAYLPKPFDPDELVAIVENLLSRRSAKPTFTGEDNETPDIAELANQIAQIKALLTQRSAIAQSPAPFKIDLTPREQSVLNLVAEGLMNKEIARRLETSVRNVEKYVSRLFSKTGTNSRTELVRFALEHGLAK, from the coding sequence ATGTCAACACAATTGTTACTGGTAGATGATGAACCAGGATTGAGAGAAGCTGTGAAAGATTATTTACAAGAAAGCGGCTTTAGTGTTCAAGTTGCCAGTAACGCTCGTGACGGCTGGGAGTTGATGGAGCAGAACACGCCTGATTTGGTGATTTCTGATATCATGATGCCCCAAGTGGATGGCTATCAGTTTCTGAAGCAATTGAGGGAAGATCCTCGCTTTCAAGCACTACCAGTTGTCTTTTTAACTGCTAAAGGGATGACAGGCGATCGCATTCAAGGCTATCAAGCTGGTGTTGACGCGTATCTACCTAAGCCCTTTGATCCAGATGAGTTAGTAGCAATAGTAGAAAACTTGCTTTCTCGTCGTTCTGCTAAACCTACCTTTACAGGTGAAGACAATGAAACTCCAGATATTGCTGAACTAGCCAATCAGATTGCGCAAATCAAAGCATTATTAACGCAAAGAAGCGCGATTGCTCAATCTCCGGCTCCCTTTAAAATTGATTTGACCCCCAGAGAACAAAGCGTTTTAAACTTAGTTGCTGAAGGGCTGATGAATAAAGAAATTGCTCGTCGCTTAGAAACAAGTGTTCGTAATGTAGAAAAATATGTGAGCCGCTTGTTTAGTAAAACTGGTACAAATAGCCGTACAGAGTTAGTTCGTTTTGCACTAGAACACGGTCTTGCTAAGTAA
- a CDS encoding aldehyde dehydrogenase — translation MTLLTCRNYINGQWVDATTGNILESYNPALVSEVVATFPRSQTEDVDKAVAAARKAYSSWRKVPAPSRAEYIFRVGELLLQHKEELAQLISREMGKPLTEARGDVQEGIDCAFYSAGEGRRLFGLTTPSEMPNKFAMTVRMPIGVCALITPWNFPVAIPCWKAMPALVCGNTVILKPAEDTPACATKLVEIFAAAGLPAGVINLVHGVGEEVGKALVEHPNVDLVSFTGSSETGAFVGATCGRTHKRVCLEMGGKNAQVVMEDADLGLALDGAVWGAFGTTGQRCTATSRLILHRDIKEKFTAMLYERASKLRLGAGNDPNTEIGPIINQKQLQRVNEYMNIAREEGAKILIGGGIASEGQLKEGNFFLPTILDNVTPDMRVAREEIFGPVVALIEINSFEEAIAILNDTNYGLSSSIYTRDINRAFTAMRDIEAGITYINGPTIGAEVHLPFGGVKQTGNGHREAGTTALDVFTEWKSVYVDFSGSLQRAQIDNRS, via the coding sequence ATGACTTTGCTAACTTGTCGCAATTATATTAATGGTCAGTGGGTGGATGCTACGACAGGAAACATTCTGGAAAGTTATAACCCAGCTTTGGTAAGTGAAGTTGTAGCGACCTTTCCTCGTTCTCAAACCGAGGATGTAGATAAAGCCGTCGCTGCCGCCCGTAAAGCTTATAGCAGTTGGCGGAAAGTTCCTGCCCCAAGCAGAGCCGAATATATTTTTCGTGTGGGGGAATTATTACTTCAGCATAAAGAAGAACTCGCCCAATTAATTAGTCGGGAAATGGGTAAACCTCTCACGGAAGCTAGGGGTGATGTGCAGGAAGGTATTGACTGCGCTTTTTATAGTGCTGGTGAAGGACGGCGACTGTTTGGGTTAACGACACCTTCAGAAATGCCAAATAAATTTGCGATGACGGTGCGAATGCCCATTGGTGTTTGTGCTTTAATTACACCTTGGAATTTCCCTGTAGCTATTCCTTGCTGGAAAGCTATGCCAGCTTTAGTATGCGGTAATACTGTTATTCTCAAACCAGCAGAAGATACTCCAGCTTGTGCAACGAAACTGGTAGAAATTTTCGCCGCCGCAGGTTTACCAGCCGGTGTAATTAACTTAGTGCATGGTGTTGGTGAAGAAGTCGGTAAAGCTTTAGTCGAACATCCCAATGTTGATTTAGTTTCTTTCACTGGTTCTTCGGAAACGGGTGCTTTTGTGGGCGCAACTTGCGGACGAACTCACAAGCGTGTCTGTTTGGAGATGGGCGGCAAGAATGCTCAAGTGGTGATGGAAGATGCAGACTTAGGACTGGCTTTAGACGGTGCTGTTTGGGGGGCTTTTGGGACAACTGGGCAACGTTGTACAGCTACGAGTCGGCTAATATTGCATCGTGACATTAAAGAAAAGTTTACGGCTATGCTGTATGAGCGTGCTAGTAAGTTACGCTTAGGTGCTGGTAATGACCCAAATACAGAAATTGGGCCGATAATCAATCAAAAGCAACTGCAACGGGTGAATGAATATATGAACATCGCCCGTGAAGAAGGGGCAAAAATATTAATTGGTGGGGGAATAGCTAGTGAAGGACAACTAAAAGAGGGGAATTTCTTTTTGCCAACGATTTTAGATAATGTTACACCAGATATGCGCGTTGCCCGTGAAGAGATATTCGGGCCTGTGGTGGCATTAATTGAGATTAATTCTTTTGAAGAAGCGATCGCTATTCTCAATGATACTAATTACGGTCTTTCTTCTTCCATTTATACCCGCGATATTAACCGAGCGTTTACCGCAATGCGCGACATTGAAGCAGGTATTACCTATATTAATGGCCCGACTATTGGCGCAGAGGTACATTTGCCTTTTGGTGGTGTGAAACAAACAGGTAACGGCCACCGCGAAGCCGGAACCACTGCTTTAGATGTTTTCACAGAATGGAAGAGTGTGTATGTTGACTTTTCTGGTAGTTTACAACGCGCTCAAATAGATAATCGAAGTTAG
- a CDS encoding TPR repeat-containing serine/threonine protein kinase has translation MLGNTLVGRYQIISHLGGGGFGETFVACDTQLPGSPQCVVKQLKPQVSNAATLEIARRLFDTEAQVLYKLGTHDRIPQLLAYFEENAEFYLVQEFIPGHDLSKELIPGKTFSQAQVILLLQEILEILEFVHQQNVIHRDVNPRNLLRRDDDNKLILIDFGAVKQITTQVVTPEGQTKATVAIGTPGYLPSEQAQGTPKFSSDIYAVGMIAIQALTGISAEELEKDAETNEIIWENKVQASPELARFLNKMICYDFRQRYTSARVALEALKKINQPENKTVNISTGFLPKKLKVGKSDKSLVVKLFWAIFLLGITGIASLFVVNKINANNAIELSKQGNTLFELQRYQDALSVYEEAVNIRPDYAQGWNGQGKTLFKLKQYDEALIAYEKAIQIQPDYVDAWSGRGFTLQKLQRYPEAIAAFDKALQLHDDYPEVWNAKGEVFSELKQYDNAIKAYDKAIDLKSDYVEAWYSKGLAWQNLKNYDEAIAAYNKALEIKSDYYQAWYNRGNALVNLNRYADAFTAYDKAVQYQPNYYQAWLSRGNVLITLRRYTEAIESFKQVIKNDSDNYQSWYNIGWSQHQLQRYADAITAYNKAATIKRNDYQLWYSLGNSQYNLQKYPEAIAAYNKAVRYNPGHYESWYSRGNALLNLNRYQEAIASYNQAIKYKPDYPEAIAARNQAENQLHKDKSKPIIVPTIPNAN, from the coding sequence ATGCTGGGAAACACACTTGTTGGAAGATACCAAATTATTAGCCATTTGGGAGGTGGAGGATTTGGTGAAACCTTTGTAGCTTGTGACACTCAACTTCCAGGTTCGCCGCAATGTGTTGTCAAGCAACTCAAACCCCAAGTTAGCAATGCAGCCACATTAGAGATAGCTAGGCGTTTATTTGACACAGAAGCTCAAGTTCTTTATAAATTAGGTACGCATGATCGCATTCCCCAACTGTTAGCATATTTTGAAGAGAATGCCGAATTTTATCTTGTACAAGAATTTATCCCTGGTCATGATTTAAGTAAAGAGTTAATTCCGGGAAAAACTTTCAGTCAAGCCCAAGTTATCTTACTCTTACAAGAAATATTAGAAATATTAGAATTTGTTCATCAACAAAACGTTATTCATCGTGATGTTAATCCCCGCAATTTACTCAGACGGGATGATGATAACAAGTTAATTTTAATAGATTTTGGGGCAGTCAAACAAATCACTACTCAAGTAGTAACGCCCGAAGGACAAACAAAGGCTACCGTTGCAATTGGTACTCCTGGTTATCTCCCTAGCGAACAGGCGCAAGGTACACCAAAATTTAGCAGTGATATCTATGCAGTGGGGATGATTGCAATACAAGCTTTGACGGGAATATCTGCTGAAGAGTTAGAAAAAGATGCAGAAACGAATGAAATTATCTGGGAAAACAAAGTCCAAGCTTCACCAGAGTTAGCCAGATTTTTAAATAAAATGATTTGTTATGACTTTCGGCAAAGGTATACTTCAGCAAGAGTAGCATTAGAAGCATTAAAAAAAATTAATCAACCTGAGAATAAAACCGTTAATATATCTACTGGATTTTTACCAAAAAAGCTTAAGGTTGGCAAGTCAGATAAAAGTTTAGTTGTTAAATTATTCTGGGCTATTTTTTTATTGGGAATCACTGGCATAGCATCTTTATTTGTGGTGAATAAAATTAATGCTAATAATGCTATAGAATTATCAAAACAAGGAAATACCCTGTTTGAATTACAACGTTATCAAGATGCTTTATCAGTCTACGAAGAGGCAGTGAATATTAGACCAGATTATGCTCAAGGATGGAATGGTCAAGGTAAAACATTATTTAAATTAAAGCAGTATGATGAAGCTCTGATTGCTTATGAAAAGGCAATTCAAATTCAGCCAGATTATGTAGATGCTTGGAGTGGTAGAGGTTTTACCTTACAAAAATTACAACGCTATCCAGAAGCGATCGCAGCTTTTGATAAAGCTTTACAACTCCACGATGATTACCCAGAAGTTTGGAATGCGAAGGGTGAAGTATTTAGCGAGTTAAAGCAATATGATAACGCAATTAAAGCTTACGATAAAGCCATAGATTTAAAATCAGATTATGTCGAAGCTTGGTATAGTAAAGGCTTAGCGTGGCAAAATTTAAAAAATTATGATGAAGCGATCGCCGCCTACAATAAAGCCTTAGAAATTAAATCTGATTATTACCAAGCATGGTATAATCGGGGCAACGCTTTGGTAAATTTAAACCGCTACGCAGACGCTTTTACAGCTTATGATAAAGCGGTACAATATCAGCCAAATTATTACCAAGCATGGCTATCAAGAGGAAATGTTCTCATTACTTTAAGACGCTATACTGAAGCCATAGAATCATTTAAGCAAGTAATTAAAAATGATTCTGATAACTATCAATCATGGTATAATATTGGATGGTCACAACATCAGTTGCAACGCTACGCAGACGCAATCACAGCTTATAATAAAGCCGCCACTATTAAACGCAACGATTACCAATTGTGGTACAGTTTGGGAAATTCTCAATATAATTTGCAGAAATATCCAGAAGCGATCGCAGCTTATAATAAAGCTGTTCGTTACAACCCAGGACATTACGAAAGTTGGTATAGCAGAGGTAATGCCTTACTAAATTTAAACCGCTATCAAGAGGCGATCGCATCTTATAATCAAGCTATTAAATATAAGCCAGATTATCCAGAAGCGATCGCTGCACGTAATCAAGCTGAGAATCAACTACACAAAGATAAATCAAAACCCATCATTGTTCCCACGATACCTAATGCAAATTAA